The Gemmatimonadaceae bacterium nucleotide sequence CGAAGGGCGGGCAATTGAGGGAAGCGACGGAGAGCGGCGCACTTGCGCCATTTCGGAACTTCATTGACCCCCTTTTCCGCGGGTCCTATATTCGCGCGTCATGGCGCTTTTTGCGGTGGAGACGACAGCGTGACCGCGTGCACGTTCTGTGGTCGAGAGAACGACACGGCGGCGCGCTTCTGCATTGACTGTGGAAAGCCCATCAACCCATCGGACGCTCGCGTGGCGCCGGCGTACGTACCCGATGCCTCGGGGACGCCGCGTCCACATCCCGTAGTTGCCCAGCCTCCGGCTCCGAAGGACTCAAACGCCGCCGGCGTTCCCAACACTCGCGTGTCAAACTCCCCTGCGGCATCGAAGGTGACGTGTTCGCGATGCGGCAAGCCGGTGGACGCATCGCTCCCGTTCTGCGCGCATTGCGGCAATCGCGCCACCGCGACGCCCAAAGAGGGCAGCTGCGAGAAGTGCGGCGCGCCCTTCCAGCAGGGGGTGGACCTGTTCTGCGCCCGCTGCGGGGGGCGGGTGGGCGAGCGGGTCTCGGTGGCCGACCAGCAGGCGGTGCTGGGCACGCAGGTGCTGGGCGCTGCCCGGCGCGACGTGGGGCCGCGGCTGGCGCTGCTCAACGACGCCGGCGACATCGCCAAGACCTTCACGCTCGACCGCGGCGAGGCCGTGGTGGGACGCGGCGAGGCCGACATCAAGTTCCACGACGACGTGTATCTGTCGCCGCTGCATGCGCGATTCGACCTGCGCGAGGGCGTGCTCTGGCTGCGCGACCTGGGGTCGCGCAACGGGAGCTGGGCATTCATCGACGGGGCCGTGAAGCTCATGGACGGCGACCGGATGCTCGTGGGCTCGCAGGTGCTGCGGTTCCGGCGGCTGGGCTATCCGGGGCCGCATCCGCCCGAGGCCGATTCCACGCGGCGCATGGGATCGCTCACGCCGTCGGTGGACGTGGCGGTGCTGGAGCAGCTCCGGGCCGACGGGAGCGTGCGCGACACCTTTCATCTGTCGCCCGGGCGCAGCGTGCTGCTGGGGCGCGAAACGGGCGACTGGATCTTCCCGTACGACCAGACCATGAGCGGCCGGCACGCGGAGATCCGGTCGGAGGACTCGGACTTCTTCGTGCACGACACCGGCAGCCGGAACGGCGTAGCGATGGGCGTGCGGGGCGAGCAGCCCGTGAAGAAGGGCCAGCGCCTGCTCCTGGGCGATCAGATCCTGCGTGTGGAGAGCGTGTGAGCCAGTTGAAGATCTGCCCACAGTGCGGCGCCGAATACGAACTGGACCAGCGGTTCTGTCCCAAGGACGGCACCACGCTGCGCATGCAGGGGAGCGAGAACGATCTCGTGGGATCGATCA carries:
- a CDS encoding FHA domain-containing protein, whose protein sequence is MTACTFCGRENDTAARFCIDCGKPINPSDARVAPAYVPDASGTPRPHPVVAQPPAPKDSNAAGVPNTRVSNSPAASKVTCSRCGKPVDASLPFCAHCGNRATATPKEGSCEKCGAPFQQGVDLFCARCGGRVGERVSVADQQAVLGTQVLGAARRDVGPRLALLNDAGDIAKTFTLDRGEAVVGRGEADIKFHDDVYLSPLHARFDLREGVLWLRDLGSRNGSWAFIDGAVKLMDGDRMLVGSQVLRFRRLGYPGPHPPEADSTRRMGSLTPSVDVAVLEQLRADGSVRDTFHLSPGRSVLLGRETGDWIFPYDQTMSGRHAEIRSEDSDFFVHDTGSRNGVAMGVRGEQPVKKGQRLLLGDQILRVESV